The DNA segment AAAAATTGGTATGACAACAGCAAATCAATTTGACTATATGACATGACCAACTTTAAGTCGGTTCAGATTAGGAAAGTTGGAACATCATTCTATTCGGAAGCCCTGCAGAGAGCTGGCAGATACGTTATTTATGTGGGCCTGAATCTAGGGATCTGCAATCTTTCATGATTTTTGAGGCTTTGTTAGATCAGTCTACAGATTACAAGATTTGTTACTGTCAATCTCTAATATGGGAACCACTGGCTTTACTGAAGACCTCGATTGAGGTTAGTGCCCAATGAGCTGGGCATTACTGCACCACCATGAGTTAACTCTTACAACCATTTACTATAATACTGATGCTGTGGAGCTGCAGACACCCAACCTAGGAATTTTAATGGAAAAATAATTACACATTTACATGTTGGTGTGGGGAGGGGGTGGTGCAAAAACTCATAGGAGCCTTCCTTGTACCTGAAGTAATTGGGGTGAAGTGAACGTAAATGAAACAGCATGGGAAACGGGGCTTATCCCTAAATACATAGAGAGGAAGGAAGCTTCAGGATTAGCTACACAAATAGCTGCTTAACAGGCTCTAGCCTGAGTGGCACAGCACAGGGAAGGGGATTTGACCCCCTCTTTATGCTGTTTTGGAGAGTTCAGGGCCATGTGTGCATGAAGTGGCATAGTTAGTCCCAACATAGTACTAGAAAGTGGCAGGAGAGGTTTCAAGGCTGGCTACACTACAGCCTGAGTGGACAGcctgtgtagtgtagtggttagagtgttggactaggacctgggaggccagggttcaaaccccatgaagctcgctgggcgaccttgggccagtcactgcctcttagcctaacctacatcacagggttgttgtggcgaTTAAAGGAAGAAGGGgcaaaccatgtatgccatcttgagctccgtggagaaaaggtgggatataaatgcaataaataaataaataactaggaAGACCAATTCATCCACACTTGTTGTCCTTATTAAATGGGGGTGAGTAGGATAACAGAGAACTCAGTTTCTATCTCTCCCCTGCCTCCCCACTTTTGTTACTGTCCAGGATTTTTAACTATATTCTGGTGTCCTGTTCCTATGGGATGTCTTTGCACACTGACTACCCTTATCAGGAGGATTTGCGGGTGTTGCATACGaaatgtatacagaaagcattaaCTTGTTTGTGAATGTCCCCATTATGCTGCCTAGTAATCAAACCACCAAACTAGCTTTTAGAAgaacaagtgggatctgcaacaaaatggcgTGATATATCCCCAGCCCATAAAATGAGTGATTCTGTGCAAGGTTCCAGGAAGCCTGTTCAGGCACTTTGTAAATTAATTCCTTCTTTTCTTCCCATCCTCATTTCTTCCCCTCAACTGACACCTCATTGTTCTAGAAGCTCTCAGGCCATTAAAAAACTTGACGCACTTCTAAGGTCCCCTAAGTGGGTAGAAGCCATTACCTTATTTGTGGATGGCCCCATTTCACTTAAACTGATATGCACTCAACCTACCTTAGTTCACTGTGAAAGGGAATAATGATGATGAGTTTGATTTCACAAAATCAATTAAGTAATTGGATTTCACTTCAAGTCAGCCTTCAagaacctggcaccctccagatgttttggatgacaactcccattagccccagccagccagggatcatggaagttatagtccaacagcatctggagggcactgtgttggctaccTTTGTCTTATTGTGACAGGCAGCCAAATCCACTACCCCACATCAGATCTCTGGAGAGAAGCAGCTGCCCTCAAGGCACTTACTCTTTCTCTGTCTTTCCCCATGTCTCTCACAGTCTgccctaacacacacacccagcttctATTGGTTTCCATCTAGCTCCCCCTCACACCTTTCTCTTTGGCTGCGTGGAGGGAGGGAATAAGGATGTCATCTTCTCCAACTACTGAGCCATACTGAACCTTTTACCTGTAGTTTCCCTTATAAAAGTTGTGCAGTTTTGCCACTGACTATTAAAGGAATCCCCAACAATACTTCTGACTCCATTAACCCTCTCCTGTCCAAACCTACTATCTTAATATAATCTTTaatatttaattaaattaaagGACCTGCACCTAAATGTTTGGCTGATTATTTCAAATTGGTTTCTGCGCTTCAgcctcctttccctctgcagctTCTATGCACATCTCATTTTCTTTTACACCTCTTCCCCCATGTTCCTCTGGGCTTGTACTTCTCTAGTATCTAAGGCACGATCCAAAGCTTCTGCCTCTGCCAGCAGAGTTTTATGGCACGTCCGGGCCACCGGACATCCTCAGCCCTGCAGGCTGAGAAGGCACAGAGCGATCAGAGGTGGCTGGCAGGAGGCCAGCTTAACCAGCAGAGTTGGGTCAAGAGACACTTCTGCCCAATCCAGCTCTGCCCTGCCCAGCCCAGCATAAGGGTTGTGGATGATTATTCTATAAGTCACTCAGCAAAGATCAGAGACCCTTTGTATCAAAACATTAGAGCAGATCAGCCAAGGGCAGCCACAAATTCATTTGTTTGATTTGTCCCTCTTTGCCAAAGGCAGAAAAGCTAATTTCTCCCAGAAGCTTTGCATTCCTTCTCCTGCACTACAAAATACAAGGCAAAATCCAATTATTCCAATACAGATTCTCAAGCAAAAAATAATTATGCAATTTTCAAGAGACCTACCTGTGCCACTGGTCAACAACAGCTTTTGAAGGTAATCTCCAGATTATTTTGGGCTTTGGCTCTCCTGTAGCTGAGCAATTCAGAAGCAATCTGTCCCCAAAATTCAGCTGAGTCAGTCTTTGAGATGAAGCTgcaattctggggattgtatctctATGTTCTACCTGGAGGATTACCACTCTCCTTTCTGAACCAGTGGAGCTGGTTGCGATACATTCATAATTCCCGCTGTCAGAAGAACCTATATTCTTGATGTAAAGAGTTCCATTAGGGAACAGAAAAATCTTGCCATTTATATACTGCAAAGGCTTCACCTCAGTTCCATCAAAGAGAACCCAGTGAACATATGGATGAGGGTTTCCTTTGGCAGTACAGGGAAGCTTCAAGCTTCCCCCCATTTTCTCTAACacgtattgcttcttttcttccaGTATAATGGGTGGTGCAGCAATAACTTGTAGTCTTACTATCATTGTATCTGAACCAGCTGGGTTATTTGCAGTGCATGTGTAAATCCCTCTGTCATAAACACTAACTTTCTTTATCATCAATGTGCCATCTGTTTGCACAGAAACAGCCTCATTTCCTGTAGAAGATTCTGAGATGTAAGTTTTGTTTGCAAGGACCCATGAAATGGTAGGAATGGGACGGCCTTCAGCTGTACACTTCATGGTCACTAGCTTGCCAGAGTGGACTGTAATAATCTTGGACCTTCCCTCCAGGATTCGAGGTGGATAGGTCACTACAGACAATGTAATAAGCAGCCTGTCAGAGCCATGCTGATTGGTAGCCACGCACAGGTACTGTCCACGATCCTGGATGTTGACATTTTGGATGGAGAGAGTACCATTGGGAAGAACCTTAAATCTGTTATCCTGATTGTGTTTTGGTACATCAACCCCTAATTAAACAAGATGAAAATAAAATTAGCCTGATTTCTATATTAAAATCTTATTTtcatacattttaatatataacTGCTTTTAAGGAACTAAAAAAATAAGTTGTAAACTCAAATTAACTTTCCGGTATGTATGCAGAGTTACATATAAATAGAAACAGAATAAAGGTACATTAGTTGCAATCCTGCAACACAATACTCATCTTTATAAGTGTCACAGAAGACAGGATTTATACACCTGTGTCTCAGGGTaggattattacatttataatacTAATGTTCATTTGCTGGTCTTGTActgaaataaacaaatcaatcaaTACCAATGTTCCTCTAAGGAACATAAAGTACtgattttgacctacaaagccctatacggctcaggtccaggctatttgacagatcgtatctccctacatgaacctgtctgggatttgagatcttcaggtgaggcccttcttgtgctccccacacctttgcaagtacatatgatgcggacacaagatagggccttctcggtggccgcccctaggctatggaactcccttccgagtgaggtgcaattagctccctccttgccgtctttccggcgacaagtaaagactgttttatttcaacgggcatttgggatagagaacgaccaagattaaatgtcataggattggtgactacagtatatgattttattattttaaattgtccgctgtttttgatgtatgttttatggtttttaatttttctcatagtttaattctattttaattgtatatttctgtatgttttaattgtgttgtttttagttgtaagctgctctgagtcctattggaaaaagggcggggtagaaataaagtttattattattattattattataaagcagtatatatggatcttcccactccccattttatcctcacaacaacctagtgaagaaggctaggctgagagagcatgacaggctcaagatcacccagtgagcttcatggacccAGCAATGATTTGAACCAGGGTTTTCCCAGTCCTAACAAAACACGCTAAtcactgtaccacactggctcttattacACCCTCAAAACGCAGTCCTAGGGTTGAAAGCATAccattatgggtttgggggttgagatataTTATTTCTATGAGTCCTCTGATtgaaaccctgcacctggagatgggctctgcagcaaataaacctgctccgctggtcagatgggcaagcgcagggacccctggagatctctcaccacttggagattggggttgCATGCAACAATACATAGGATGTTAATATTGTCCACACTGCATCCTCACTTATATTTTGTGTATAACAAAAAAGAATGTTCAATGTAAATGTGGGAAACCAACCTGATGATACTTTGGTCCAGTGTATTGTTGGCCAGGGGCTACCACTGGCTTCACAAGGGATGAAAGCATCTGAATTAGCCAGGACAGTAAATGCTGCCAGTTTTCCTCCAATTATGCTAGGTTTTGCCCCCCTGGTTTGGTACAACAAATCTAAGTTAATCAGATTGGTAGTAGTGACCTCCTGGTCTGCTGTCTTCTCAGACCAATTTTTCACATGATTGTTCTTATTTTTTCTCCACAAAGGAGTATATTGAGTGGAGCTCTGTGGAGATTTCAATATACTCAATGTGTTGACCATGAGGGCTTTGCCACTTTCTGTGGTTTTAGAAGATGGTTCATGCCAGGATATTTTTCCCCACCTGGGAGATGCAGTTGTTTGTGTGATAGTTGCACTTGGCAGGACCGTTGCTTGGGATGCTAATGGGTTGGGTGCTTGTGTGTCGATGTACCTTGCATTATTAGGAGTTTGACTACTTAATTCATTTGTAACAGGAAGAGCTGcttttgttgtttgctttttttgAACAGCTTCCCATACCACAGTCTGATTTGTTGCTTTATCATATGCCACTGTAGTAGCATGTGTTAGTTTGGTAGACTCTAGTCCCAATGTTATCAAGGATGTGTCTGGTAACACTGTGGTCATGCTTCCTGCGTCCAAGAATGATACTGTCAGTGGAATCACAGTCACGGGTTTTTCAGAAGACAAGTTGTCTATTGATACCTCTGTAGTTAGAAGATTTTCAGTGGTAATATTCCTTATTGATACCTGAGTGGTAGGTGTGGATTTATTGTCTGTAATTATATCAGTTGCAGCAAGAATGGGTGACTGTAGTCGAGCTGTAATTGCCTCCATGCTGGTGAATTTTGAAATCAGTTCAGTTGATACGGGGCTAGCAGGCTCAGTTACTGTTTTAGCTATTGTCAGAGTCGGAGAAACTGTGGGTTTTTTGGACAGGGTAACAAATCCTTTGTTAACAATAATGTTTCTGTGTGAAGACATGAATTTTTTCAaaggcctcctcctcctttgaccACTCCTTCTGCCTGGCTTTAACAGTTTGAGTTTGGCAGCATTAGTCTGAACACGAACAGTAGTAGCTGGGATAAGAATTGGCATGATGCTGTTGCCATCAGTTTCTTTCCCTGCAGCATATGTAAGGTTGGAGACATAGATTGAAGGGGGCAATTCTGTACCATTGAGTGGTAGAGTGGGAACATGTTTTACCAGCATCATGTTGTTATTGATGGGTTTAATTATGCGACTATCAGTTTGGTTCTCAGTCTTTGAAACAGCATTATTATATGCTGGTGAAATTCTGTACATTGATATTGGACCTGTAGTTTGAACAGGCATAACAGATTCCACAGGTGAGGATTCTCCACTTGTTTTTAATCTGGgtttcttctccagtagctcctTTTGAGCATTATTGTCAGGAATTTCCCCTGTTGAAACAATGGAAGAGGCCTTCGTTCCAAGAGTAGAAAGGGTGGGTTTCATAAACAATGGTGATGAGGTTGATGTGGTTTCCAAGCCAGTCCTAGGGCTATGGATAGTTGCTGTTGGGAGTCTGATGCTAAATGATGGGTTTGTGTCAGTAATTGCTTGTAATGGTGCACCAGATTTTCCTTCTCTATGTGATACAACTTGGGTGCTTTCAGGATAGAAAGGGATTGTTGTGGAAGTTGTATGCTCTTCAGCTGCAAGCAGTTTGTTTCTTGAGAATGCCAAGAACTGATTTACAGTGGTCGTTTCTGGGTGATGAGTTTTAAATGAAGTGGAAATAAATGCTTGGGAGGTAAGCTGTTTAAGAGATTTCTTGGGAGGAGTTAAGGCAGGTGTGCTGACTTCTATAGAAGGAGGCAGAGTTGTACTTCCTTCAACAAACCCTTGTTTAACAAAAGCAAATCTCTGCCCTACAATGTTGGAAATATGGCCAGGTCTAACTATTAGTCTTCTACCAGAGATTTTTCTTCGTTTGATATACCATCTGGAAAGAGGGGTGTGAGTTGTAACATCTCTAACTATCTTAACCTGCTGAGTGATATTGGTTGACCCTGCAGGTAATTGGGGTGTTATTTTTTGTGTACTGTAAACATAAACATCTCTAAACATATCAGGTACACTGACTGTCACTACAGacactttattatttgatttccttAAGGTTTTCCCAGTTGCCTTTGTAAATAAATCAAGTTTTTCAGTATTTTTGTTGGAAGTTATAGAGTGTCTGCTCTTAGTAATATTCATTGCTGATGTAATTGTTGGTGTGGCTTTCAGATGCAGATTATTTTCCACAGACCCTATCAATCCTTGGAAAGTATTTAAAGTTTTTGTTATAGCACTTGGTAGATTAGATGATGGTGTTGTTGATGACTCCATATTGGTTGATGAAGTAGGTAACGTTTGATATGTTTCAAGAGAAGTTTTTTCAGGTTCAGGTGTAAGTTCTGTATATAATTTCTGGTTTTTCAGGATCTCAGAATCCGTAACTATTGGACTGGTACCTGGAGTTACAAGTTCTGTAACCATGCCAGATGTTGCCAAAGAACTGAAATTACTTGATACGCTTCCAATTTCCGCTGTCACTACATTTCCTGATGCTTCTCTCAGGGTAGAGACTGCAGGTCTTTTAGTGGCTAGTAGAATAAATTCTTCCTCTGGAAATATATCCTCTCCAGACGACTCTTCATTTCCAGAAATCTTTGAGGACAAAACCACTTTCACTGCTGGTTTCACTGTGGCATTTTCTGGTTTTCTTAGAAATGTGGCAttctttgttttttccaaaagtGCTGCCCAGCGTAATGGATCAATTCTCCTTGTGGAAGGACCAAATTGCCTCTTGCGCCCTCTAAACCATTTGTTTATCTTGTCCCTGTTGTGCCTGTACATTTCTTTGTGATTagtcctggttttgttttgtctGGGCTGATTTATAGACCAGCCTTTAGTGGATGTCTTGCTAGTTGCTTGTGTCTGCCTAGTTGATGAAGGGGGATTTTGAGGTTTGGCAGTAACTCTGTGCTCTTCATTACCAGACCCTTCTGCTGCTTCATCTTCTACTTGAATATCTAGTTTTTGTGATCTGTCTGAATTCCTTTTAACTAGTACTTGGTAAATTAAAAAATCAACTCCATATTGATTAGCAGTGACACACCTGAAATAACCACCATCCCGATCAGtcatttgttgtatttttaatgtgcCATTATGAAAAAGAAACTTGTTTTTTGAAGAATGATGAAGAACCATGTGCTCAGGCAAGATCCAATCAACAGAGGCATCTGGGATACCTGTAGAATGGCATGGAAGGTAGAGTGTTTCACCTAAAAATGCTGAGAGCTGAGGTCCATTTAAATGGTTGTGTTCAATATAAGGATCTATCACAGTAATTCTAAAAGTCAAGACATCAGCATCAGCGTAATTTGTTCCTATACAGTGATAAACTCCACTGTCAAAATGATCTGCTGTACGTAACATGAGCTTTCCAGATTTTTTTATCATGATTCTCCCATCTTCACTAACAAATGGAGCTCTAACCTTGCTCCCATCAGCTAATAACCACTCAATTACTGGGGTAGGATCTCCAAGTGCCTGGCAGTTCAGTTCCACAGATCCGCCTACTAAAACAGAGTGTTCAGTTCTTGTACTATTTTCTTGTAAGATCACGGCCCAGTTTTGTCTTTCTGATTTTGGAGAAGTGAATGGGAGGGTAATTTGAGCATTGATGGAATACTGGATATGCAGAGTGTTGAGTGTGGTTGCCGTCCTGTCCAACTGCAATGACACTTGTCCCTGCATCAACCAAGGAGGCTCAGCTCTCAATTCAGCTTCTATGCCAGTGAAAAGCTCTTCATTTTCAGAATCTGTTTGCTTGTATTTATAACCGATGTGAGGCACTTCTGTTAGTAAGAGATCTCTTTCCAGTTTTAATGGAGAATTGCTGTAAAGGGCCAGTATGCTCCACAACTGCTGAATATACTCATCGTCAATGCTACACACAAGGAATGTTGACAATGATATTTCAAGTACTGTGGTGGTGTCAATTTTTTTAAGTGTAACTGGAGACATTTTTGCAGGCTTCTGCACATTGCAAGCAAGATTTGCTTGATTTCCTGCTTGGTCTGTCATGTTTAA comes from the Rhineura floridana isolate rRhiFlo1 chromosome 7, rRhiFlo1.hap2, whole genome shotgun sequence genome and includes:
- the IGSF10 gene encoding immunoglobulin superfamily member 10 isoform X3, yielding MQGTGRSNPCLLGFLFGVFLAAFSSSSACPKHCACYVPTEVHCTFRHLTTIPVHIPSNVERINLGYNNLVKLTETDFSGLEKLALLMLHSNQIHTIQDRTFSDLHLLQVLKMSYNKVKIIQVNTFHGLIGLVRLHMDHNQIEFVNPKAFYGLTSLKLVHLEGNLLKQLHSDTFVTLRYLQMFKTSSIKHVYLSDNFLSSLPRDIFIYMSELESLYLHGNPWTCDCELKWFAEWAELKPDVIKCKKDRGIVGVLQCPLCANPRIFKDKQLAGMLHSDFNCVKPAIDPTLKWKNITVPDDGDFTSVSPRDFIAPIGSMVLNMTDQAGNQANLACNVQKPAKMSPVTLKKIDTTTVLEISLSTFLVCSIDDEYIQQLWSILALYSNSPLKLERDLLLTEVPHIGYKYKQTDSENEELFTGIEAELRAEPPWLMQGQVSLQLDRTATTLNTLHIQYSINAQITLPFTSPKSERQNWAVILQENSTRTEHSVLVGGSVELNCQALGDPTPVIEWLLADGSKVRAPFVSEDGRIMIKKSGKLMLRTADHFDSGVYHCIGTNYADADVLTFRITVIDPYIEHNHLNGPQLSAFLGETLYLPCHSTGIPDASVDWILPEHMVLHHSSKNKFLFHNGTLKIQQMTDRDGGYFRCVTANQYGVDFLIYQVLVKRNSDRSQKLDIQVEDEAAEGSGNEEHRVTAKPQNPPSSTRQTQATSKTSTKGWSINQPRQNKTRTNHKEMYRHNRDKINKWFRGRKRQFGPSTRRIDPLRWAALLEKTKNATFLRKPENATVKPAVKVVLSSKISGNEESSGEDIFPEEEFILLATKRPAVSTLREASGNVVTAEIGSVSSNFSSLATSGMVTELVTPGTSPIVTDSEILKNQKLYTELTPEPEKTSLETYQTLPTSSTNMESSTTPSSNLPSAITKTLNTFQGLIGSVENNLHLKATPTITSAMNITKSRHSITSNKNTEKLDLFTKATGKTLRKSNNKVSVVTVSVPDMFRDVYVYSTQKITPQLPAGSTNITQQVKIVRDVTTHTPLSRWYIKRRKISGRRLIVRPGHISNIVGQRFAFVKQGFVEGSTTLPPSIEVSTPALTPPKKSLKQLTSQAFISTSFKTHHPETTTVNQFLAFSRNKLLAAEEHTTSTTIPFYPESTQVVSHREGKSGAPLQAITDTNPSFSIRLPTATIHSPRTGLETTSTSSPLFMKPTLSTLGTKASSIVSTGEIPDNNAQKELLEKKPRLKTSGESSPVESVMPVQTTGPISMYRISPAYNNAVSKTENQTDSRIIKPINNNMMLVKHVPTLPLNGTELPPSIYVSNLTYAAGKETDGNSIMPILIPATTVRVQTNAAKLKLLKPGRRSGQRRRRPLKKFMSSHRNIIVNKGFVTLSKKPTVSPTLTIAKTVTEPASPVSTELISKFTSMEAITARLQSPILAATDIITDNKSTPTTQVSIRNITTENLLTTEVSIDNLSSEKPVTVIPLTVSFLDAGSMTTVLPDTSLITLGLESTKLTHATTVAYDKATNQTVVWEAVQKKQTTKAALPVTNELSSQTPNNARYIDTQAPNPLASQATVLPSATITQTTASPRWGKISWHEPSSKTTESGKALMVNTLSILKSPQSSTQYTPLWRKNKNNHVKNWSEKTADQEVTTTNLINLDLLYQTRGAKPSIIGGKLAAFTVLANSDAFIPCEASGSPWPTIHWTKVSSGVDVPKHNQDNRFKVLPNGTLSIQNVNIQDRGQYLCVATNQHGSDRLLITLSVVTYPPRILEGRSKIITVHSGKLVTMKCTAEGRPIPTISWVLANKTYISESSTGNEAVSVQTDGTLMIKKVSVYDRGIYTCTANNPAGSDTMIVRLQVIAAPPIILEEKKQYVLEKMGGSLKLPCTAKGNPHPYVHWVLFDGTEVKPLQYINGKIFLFPNGTLYIKNIGSSDSGNYECIATSSTGSERRVVILQVEHRDTIPRIAASSQRLTQLNFGDRLLLNCSATGEPKPKIIWRLPSKAVVDQWHRMGNRIHVHPNGSLAVETVTEKDAGDYICVARNKMGDDLILMKVSVTMKPAKIDQKQYFKKMVPYGKDFKMDCKASGSPEPEISWSLPDGTMINNVMQADDSGHRSQRYTLFDNGTLYFNKIGIAEEGDYTCYAQNTLGKDEMKVHITVVAAAPYIKQNSKTYAKVKAGDTALFNCEAIGEPKPKIFWLLPSNDMISASNHRYLLHVNGSLSVTKVRLLDAGEYICVARNSGGDETKLYKLEVISKPPLINGLYKNKTVIKTTAIKHSKKQMDCRAEGTPIPQIMWIMPDNIFLTAPYYGSRVTVHKNGTLEIRNVRPSDTAEFICVARNEGGESILVVQLEVLEMLRRPTFRNPFNEKVIAKPGKTTFLNCSVDGNPPPEIIWMLPNGTRISSGFRTLHYFLGDNGTLVIYSPSKADAGKYRCAAKNKVGYIEKLIILEVGQKPTIFIHPREAIKSISGESLSLHCLAGGSPKPNIIWTVPNGYVLDRPQINGRHTLLENGTLVIRETTVHDRGSYACKAQNYAGDSTVVVFVMIVAHPPWITNRPPRNIRTMAGVAVQLHCMALGIPNPEITWELPDHSLLSTGSKGQPSESELHPQGTLVIQNPKLSDSGVYKCMAKNQLGSDSTVTYVQVI
- the IGSF10 gene encoding immunoglobulin superfamily member 10 isoform X1, with the translated sequence MLHSNQIHTIQDRTFSDLHLLQVLKMSYNKVKIIQVNTFHGLIGLVRLHMDHNQIEFVNPKAFYGLTSLKLVHLEGNLLKQLHSDTFVTLRYLQMFKTSSIKHVYLSDNFLSSLPRDIFIYMSELESLYLHGNPWTCDCELKWFAEWAELKPDVIKCKKDRGIVGVLQCPLCANPRIFKDKQLAGMLHSDFNCVKPAIDPTLKWKNITVPDDGDFTSVSPRDFIAPIGSMVLNMTDQAGNQANLACNVQKPAKMSPVTLKKIDTTTVLEISLSTFLVCSIDDEYIQQLWSILALYSNSPLKLERDLLLTEVPHIGYKYKQTDSENEELFTGIEAELRAEPPWLMQGQVSLQLDRTATTLNTLHIQYSINAQITLPFTSPKSERQNWAVILQENSTRTEHSVLVGGSVELNCQALGDPTPVIEWLLADGSKVRAPFVSEDGRIMIKKSGKLMLRTADHFDSGVYHCIGTNYADADVLTFRITVIDPYIEHNHLNGPQLSAFLGETLYLPCHSTGIPDASVDWILPEHMVLHHSSKNKFLFHNGTLKIQQMTDRDGGYFRCVTANQYGVDFLIYQVLVKRNSDRSQKLDIQVEDEAAEGSGNEEHRVTAKPQNPPSSTRQTQATSKTSTKGWSINQPRQNKTRTNHKEMYRHNRDKINKWFRGRKRQFGPSTRRIDPLRWAALLEKTKNATFLRKPENATVKPAVKVVLSSKISGNEESSGEDIFPEEEFILLATKRPAVSTLREASGNVVTAEIGSVSSNFSSLATSGMVTELVTPGTSPIVTDSEILKNQKLYTELTPEPEKTSLETYQTLPTSSTNMESSTTPSSNLPSAITKTLNTFQGLIGSVENNLHLKATPTITSAMNITKSRHSITSNKNTEKLDLFTKATGKTLRKSNNKVSVVTVSVPDMFRDVYVYSTQKITPQLPAGSTNITQQVKIVRDVTTHTPLSRWYIKRRKISGRRLIVRPGHISNIVGQRFAFVKQGFVEGSTTLPPSIEVSTPALTPPKKSLKQLTSQAFISTSFKTHHPETTTVNQFLAFSRNKLLAAEEHTTSTTIPFYPESTQVVSHREGKSGAPLQAITDTNPSFSIRLPTATIHSPRTGLETTSTSSPLFMKPTLSTLGTKASSIVSTGEIPDNNAQKELLEKKPRLKTSGESSPVESVMPVQTTGPISMYRISPAYNNAVSKTENQTDSRIIKPINNNMMLVKHVPTLPLNGTELPPSIYVSNLTYAAGKETDGNSIMPILIPATTVRVQTNAAKLKLLKPGRRSGQRRRRPLKKFMSSHRNIIVNKGFVTLSKKPTVSPTLTIAKTVTEPASPVSTELISKFTSMEAITARLQSPILAATDIITDNKSTPTTQVSIRNITTENLLTTEVSIDNLSSEKPVTVIPLTVSFLDAGSMTTVLPDTSLITLGLESTKLTHATTVAYDKATNQTVVWEAVQKKQTTKAALPVTNELSSQTPNNARYIDTQAPNPLASQATVLPSATITQTTASPRWGKISWHEPSSKTTESGKALMVNTLSILKSPQSSTQYTPLWRKNKNNHVKNWSEKTADQEVTTTNLINLDLLYQTRGAKPSIIGGKLAAFTVLANSDAFIPCEASGSPWPTIHWTKVSSGVDVPKHNQDNRFKVLPNGTLSIQNVNIQDRGQYLCVATNQHGSDRLLITLSVVTYPPRILEGRSKIITVHSGKLVTMKCTAEGRPIPTISWVLANKTYISESSTGNEAVSVQTDGTLMIKKVSVYDRGIYTCTANNPAGSDTMIVRLQVIAAPPIILEEKKQYVLEKMGGSLKLPCTAKGNPHPYVHWVLFDGTEVKPLQYINGKIFLFPNGTLYIKNIGSSDSGNYECIATSSTGSERRVVILQVEHRDTIPRIAASSQRLTQLNFGDRLLLNCSATGEPKPKIIWRLPSKAVVDQWHRMGNRIHVHPNGSLAVETVTEKDAGDYICVARNKMGDDLILMKVSVTMKPAKIDQKQYFKKMVPYGKDFKMDCKASGSPEPEISWSLPDGTMINNVMQADDSGHRSQRYTLFDNGTLYFNKIGIAEEGDYTCYAQNTLGKDEMKVHITVVAAAPYIKQNSKTYAKVKAGDTALFNCEAIGEPKPKIFWLLPSNDMISASNHRYLLHVNGSLSVTKVRLLDAGEYICVARNSGGDETKLYKLEVISKPPLINGLYKNKTVIKTTAIKHSKKQMDCRAEGTPIPQIMWIMPDNIFLTAPYYGSRVTVHKNGTLEIRNVRPSDTAEFICVARNEGGESILVVQLEVLEMLRRPTFRNPFNEKVIAKPGKTTFLNCSVDGNPPPEIIWMLPNGTRISSGFRTLHYFLGDNGTLVIYSPSKADAGKYRCAAKNKVGYIEKLIILEVGQKPTIFIHPREAIKSISGESLSLHCLAGGSPKPNIIWTVPNGYVLDRPQINGRHTLLENGTLVIRETTVHDRGSYACKAQNYAGDSTVVVFVMIVAHPPWITNRPPRNIRTMAGVAVQLHCMALGIPNPEITWELPDHSLLSTGSKGQPSESELHPQGTLVIQNPKLSDSGVYKCMAKNQLGSDSTVTYVQVI